One window of the Roseovarius sp. THAF9 genome contains the following:
- a CDS encoding MBL fold metallo-hydrolase — translation MRTLAACLVALCTAPALADENIPDQYPGSPLYSKPVEVIPHVWSAIGATAPPTYENTGHNNNLSFIVTGEGVVVVNGGAAYVLAEALHDEITRITDQPVKLVINENGQGHAMLGNAYWAEQGVPILAHVDAAEEFEEYGAQILRRMEEYNRDKAEGTVLAGPTETFEDEKIIEMGDFRIEVLHLGPAHSPGDISVWLPEQSLVIAGDMAFHERMLPIFEDTITKDWLETWETAFEPLEATYVIPGHGHPTNMAQVRRYTRDYLVYLREQVGAHLEEGGSLADAYYVDQTPYKHLHTFEELATKNAGRVFEQMEFE, via the coding sequence ATGCGTACGCTTGCCGCTTGTCTTGTCGCCCTGTGCACAGCCCCCGCGCTGGCCGATGAGAATATCCCCGACCAGTATCCCGGTTCTCCGCTTTATTCCAAGCCGGTCGAGGTGATCCCGCATGTCTGGTCGGCCATCGGCGCGACCGCGCCGCCGACCTATGAAAACACCGGGCATAACAACAACCTGAGTTTCATCGTCACCGGCGAGGGCGTTGTCGTGGTGAATGGCGGGGCAGCGTATGTCCTGGCCGAGGCTCTGCACGACGAAATCACGCGCATCACCGATCAGCCGGTGAAGCTGGTGATCAACGAGAACGGCCAGGGTCACGCGATGCTGGGCAATGCGTACTGGGCCGAACAGGGCGTGCCGATCCTGGCGCATGTGGATGCCGCCGAGGAGTTCGAGGAATACGGCGCGCAGATCCTTCGGCGGATGGAGGAATACAACCGGGACAAGGCCGAGGGTACGGTTCTGGCCGGACCGACGGAAACCTTCGAGGATGAGAAGATCATCGAGATGGGCGATTTCCGGATCGAGGTGCTGCATCTCGGCCCCGCGCACAGCCCCGGCGACATCTCGGTCTGGTTGCCCGAGCAGAGCCTGGTGATCGCGGGCGACATGGCGTTTCACGAGCGGATGTTGCCGATCTTCGAGGATACGATCACGAAGGACTGGCTGGAAACGTGGGAGACCGCGTTCGAGCCGCTGGAGGCGACGTATGTGATCCCCGGCCACGGGCACCCGACCAACATGGCGCAGGTGCGGCGATACACGCGTGACTACCTGGTTTACCTGCGGGAACAGGTGGGCGCCCATCTGGAGGAAGGCGGCAGCCTGGCCGATGCCTATTACGTCGACCAGACGCCATACAAGCATCTGCATACATTTGAAGAACTGGCCACCAAGAATGCGGGCCGGGTCTTTGAGCAGATGGAGTTCGAGTAG
- a CDS encoding MBL fold metallo-hydrolase, with product MRMTRRHLMATGAALPLAAALPRWSLAEISIGDATVTTVSDGNLVLPGDFIFEPMPQDELMPILEATGQSRDELRPECNLTLYRDGTNTVLFDAGAGSNFMPSAGELPASLEAAGLSPEDITHVVFTHAHPDHIWGVLDDFGDPLFTEAVHMMGRTEWDYWWDPETVKTIGKARAAFAVGAKNRMEAIEDVVEFFDDGEEVLPGIAAVSTPGHTPGHMSFELRGGSEAAMVIGDAIGNHHVAFARPAWPSGSDQDADLAVATRKTLFDRLTAEDMTLIGFHLPGGGVGRAEASETGYRFVGKDA from the coding sequence ATGCGAATGACCCGACGCCACCTGATGGCGACCGGTGCGGCCCTGCCCCTTGCCGCGGCGTTGCCGCGCTGGAGCCTGGCGGAAATATCCATTGGCGATGCGACGGTCACGACCGTCAGCGACGGCAACCTCGTTTTGCCGGGCGATTTCATCTTCGAGCCGATGCCGCAAGATGAACTGATGCCGATCCTCGAGGCCACCGGCCAGAGCCGCGACGAGTTGCGCCCCGAATGCAACCTGACGCTTTACCGCGATGGCACCAACACCGTGCTGTTCGATGCCGGTGCCGGGTCGAATTTCATGCCCAGTGCAGGCGAGTTGCCGGCGAGCCTGGAGGCCGCGGGGCTGTCGCCCGAAGACATCACCCACGTCGTCTTCACCCACGCGCATCCCGACCATATCTGGGGCGTTCTGGACGATTTCGGTGATCCGTTGTTCACGGAAGCGGTGCACATGATGGGCCGCACCGAGTGGGATTACTGGTGGGATCCCGAGACGGTGAAAACCATCGGCAAGGCGCGCGCCGCGTTCGCCGTGGGCGCCAAGAACCGGATGGAAGCGATTGAGGATGTCGTTGAGTTCTTTGATGATGGTGAGGAAGTGCTGCCGGGCATCGCCGCGGTCTCGACCCCGGGCCACACGCCCGGACACATGAGCTTCGAACTGCGTGGCGGAAGCGAGGCCGCGATGGTAATCGGCGACGCGATCGGCAATCACCACGTGGCCTTTGCCCGGCCCGCGTGGCCCAGCGGATCGGATCAGGACGCGGACTTGGCGGTGGCCACGCGCAAGACCCTGTTCGACCGCCTGACCGCCGAGGACATGACCCTGATCGGGTTCCACCTTCCGGGGGGCGGCGTGGGCCGGGCCGAGGCGTCAGAGACCGGATACCGGTTTGTCGGGAAGGATGCGTGA
- a CDS encoding DUF302 domain-containing protein, giving the protein MKPVILAAALGLATAAHAEGPITVPYEGSFDDAAFAVETAIVGQGLVIDYVSHVGEMLNRTGEDVGSDVMLFKEADIFIFCSAVVSREVMEADPMNIAHCPYGIFVAENAEGAVTIGYRDYPDGPMEKVEALLAEIVKEATEN; this is encoded by the coding sequence ATGAAACCCGTGATTCTTGCGGCCGCACTTGGCTTGGCTACCGCGGCCCATGCCGAAGGCCCTATCACCGTGCCTTACGAAGGCTCGTTCGACGACGCGGCATTTGCGGTTGAAACCGCAATCGTGGGGCAGGGGCTCGTGATCGACTATGTCAGCCATGTGGGCGAAATGCTCAACCGCACGGGTGAGGACGTGGGCAGCGACGTGATGCTGTTCAAGGAGGCGGATATCTTCATCTTCTGCTCCGCCGTGGTGTCGCGCGAAGTGATGGAGGCCGACCCGATGAACATCGCGCACTGCCCCTATGGCATTTTCGTGGCCGAGAATGCGGAAGGCGCCGTGACGATCGGCTACCGCGACTACCCCGACGGTCCGATGGAAAAGGTCGAGGCGCTGCTGGCCGAGATCGTGAAAGAGGCGACAGAAAACTGA
- a CDS encoding sigma-54 dependent transcriptional regulator: MTTEVLIVDDDASVREALAQTLELNRLSARVAGSFIEAKDHITPDFPGVILSDIRMPGRDGFYLLDYTRKTDAELPVILLTGEGDIPMAVRAMGQGAFDFLEKPCAPDGLLPVLTRALQTRSLVLENRRLKRQLETGDAAARMLFGTSELAENLRERVRRVAAMGADVLVIGPPGAGISKVAEVVHLMTPAGRGPYVKRPAAALDVSALDDALASARGGSLFIEEITALPPHAQHALLDRLEEGAETRLIAGTTTDLAKAAEDGRFYPELYYRLDVALVRIPALSERPEDIPVLFRHYVAQAAEQSGIAAPDIAPDHLARLMTQDWPGNARSLMSAAMRFVLGMPDEVTRAADLGLSEQMAQVERSLLIAALGRQNGRASEAAKALKLPRKTFYDKLARYGIKPEDYRRGDS, translated from the coding sequence ATGACGACGGAGGTATTGATCGTCGACGACGATGCGTCCGTGCGCGAAGCCCTGGCCCAGACACTGGAACTCAACAGGCTTTCGGCGCGGGTCGCCGGCTCGTTCATCGAGGCCAAGGACCATATCACTCCCGATTTCCCGGGCGTCATCCTGTCGGACATCCGTATGCCGGGACGCGACGGGTTCTACCTTCTGGACTACACCCGCAAGACGGATGCAGAACTGCCCGTCATCCTGCTTACCGGCGAAGGCGATATTCCCATGGCGGTCCGCGCGATGGGGCAAGGCGCGTTCGATTTCCTGGAAAAGCCCTGTGCTCCCGATGGATTGCTGCCTGTCCTGACCCGGGCCTTGCAGACCCGCTCGCTCGTTCTGGAAAACCGCCGGCTGAAACGCCAGCTCGAGACGGGGGATGCCGCGGCGCGAATGCTGTTCGGCACTTCCGAACTGGCCGAAAACCTGCGCGAACGGGTGCGGCGCGTCGCGGCGATGGGGGCCGACGTGCTGGTGATCGGGCCCCCCGGCGCGGGGATATCGAAGGTGGCCGAGGTGGTGCACCTGATGACGCCCGCGGGTCGCGGACCTTATGTCAAACGCCCTGCGGCGGCGCTTGACGTGTCGGCATTGGACGACGCCCTCGCCTCGGCCCGCGGCGGAAGCCTGTTCATCGAAGAGATCACGGCGCTGCCGCCGCACGCGCAGCACGCCCTTCTGGACCGGCTCGAGGAAGGCGCCGAAACCCGGCTGATAGCAGGCACGACGACGGATCTCGCCAAGGCCGCCGAGGACGGGCGTTTCTATCCCGAACTCTATTACCGCCTTGACGTGGCGCTGGTGCGCATCCCGGCCTTGTCGGAACGGCCCGAGGACATTCCGGTGCTTTTTCGGCATTACGTGGCACAGGCCGCCGAACAGTCGGGTATCGCCGCGCCGGATATCGCGCCGGATCATCTGGCCCGCCTGATGACACAGGACTGGCCCGGTAACGCACGCTCCCTTATGAGCGCCGCCATGCGCTTTGTCCTCGGTATGCCAGACGAGGTCACCCGCGCCGCCGATCTGGGCCTCTCGGAACAGATGGCGCAAGTGGAACGCTCTTTGCTGATCGCCGCGCTCGGCCGTCAGAATGGCCGTGCGTCTGAGGCAGCGAAGGCGCTCAAGCTGCCGCGCAAGACGTTCTACGACAAGCTGGCCCGCTACGGAATAAAGCCCGAGGACTATCGACGCGGCGATAGCTAA
- a CDS encoding YeeE/YedE family protein, with amino-acid sequence MLLESLPFELPAQTLHLLLGALLGLAFGIAAQISRFCLRRAVAGENGVDRSALSVWLVALAVAIVGIALAGGMGFIELGDHRYLSSSVPVAAIALGGLAFGIGMVLTRGCMSRLTVLAGTGNLRAVSVIALFAIVAHATLKGVLAPVRTSLGAVQYDFGIGSLATIPGVAPAVALALLAVAVLLAHRSGARALHLVMGAVIGLVVVAGWAGTSVLLMDDFDPLPVQSMAFTLPWTDTLFYAIASTAVPAGFGVGVIGGVIVGSFLSAAARGELALHSFESPVQTLRYSAGAVLMGFGGVLAGGCTIGAGLSGGANLSIAALLALGFIVLGAVAARGVLAPRGVAVPAE; translated from the coding sequence ATGCTGCTTGAATCCCTGCCGTTCGAACTGCCCGCGCAAACTCTGCACCTGCTGCTGGGCGCACTTCTGGGCCTTGCTTTCGGCATTGCCGCCCAGATCTCGCGCTTCTGCCTGCGGCGTGCCGTGGCGGGCGAAAACGGTGTGGATCGTTCCGCGCTTTCGGTCTGGCTGGTCGCGTTGGCCGTGGCCATCGTCGGGATCGCCCTGGCCGGTGGCATGGGCTTCATCGAGCTTGGCGACCACCGCTACCTGTCCAGCAGCGTGCCGGTCGCCGCGATCGCCCTCGGTGGTCTCGCCTTTGGCATTGGAATGGTCCTGACGCGCGGCTGCATGTCCCGCCTGACGGTGCTGGCCGGCACCGGCAATCTGCGCGCGGTCAGCGTCATCGCGCTCTTTGCCATCGTCGCCCACGCAACTCTGAAAGGTGTGCTTGCGCCGGTCCGCACATCGCTCGGCGCGGTCCAGTACGATTTCGGCATCGGCAGCCTCGCGACCATTCCGGGTGTTGCCCCGGCGGTGGCGCTGGCGCTGCTGGCCGTCGCCGTGCTGCTAGCACACCGCTCCGGCGCGCGCGCCCTGCACCTTGTCATGGGCGCGGTGATCGGCCTCGTGGTCGTGGCCGGCTGGGCCGGAACGTCCGTTCTGCTGATGGACGATTTCGATCCGTTGCCCGTCCAGTCGATGGCCTTCACCCTGCCGTGGACTGACACTCTGTTCTACGCCATCGCGTCCACCGCCGTGCCCGCAGGCTTCGGTGTCGGTGTGATCGGCGGCGTCATCGTCGGCAGCTTCCTCAGCGCCGCCGCGCGCGGCGAACTTGCCCTGCACAGCTTCGAGTCCCCTGTGCAAACCCTGCGCTACAGCGCCGGTGCGGTGTTGATGGGCTTCGGCGGCGTGCTGGCCGGTGGCTGCACCATCGGCGCAGGCCTCAGCGGCGGCGCGAACCTCAGCATCGCCGCCTTGCTGGCGCTCGGGTTCATCGTGTTGGGCGCGGTCGCGGCCCGCGGCGTGCTGGCACCGCGCGGTGTCGCAGTTCCCGCCGAGTAA
- the hemA gene encoding 5-aminolevulinate synthase, producing the protein MNYQEFFRSELDGLRAEGNYREFAELERRRGQFPQANCYNGPENVTVWCSNDYLGMGQHPVVLDAMHDALDTTGAGAGGTRNISGTTHAHVQLEAELADLHGKDSALLFTSGYVSNWAALGTLASRIPGLVVLSDALNHASMIEGIRHSRAQKVIWKHNDLADLEAKLAALPANAPKMIAFESVYSMDGDIAPIKEICDLADKYGAMTYLDEVHAVGLYGPRGGGIAEREGLMHRLTVIEGTLGKAFGVMGGYIAASTELCDFVRSFASGFIFTTALPPCVAAGAAAAVRHLKHSSEERNQQQARVAEVRARLDAIGLPHIENPSHIIPVMVGDPVKCKYISDVLMRDHGIYIQPINYPTVPKGTERLRITPSPVHSAEDVDRLISALEELWAQCQLARLPIAAQ; encoded by the coding sequence ATGAACTACCAGGAATTTTTCCGCTCCGAACTCGATGGGTTGCGGGCGGAAGGCAACTATCGCGAATTTGCCGAACTCGAGCGGCGGCGCGGCCAGTTTCCGCAGGCGAATTGCTATAACGGCCCCGAGAACGTGACGGTCTGGTGTTCGAACGACTACCTCGGCATGGGCCAGCACCCGGTCGTGCTCGATGCCATGCACGATGCCCTCGACACCACCGGCGCCGGGGCAGGGGGCACGCGCAACATTTCCGGCACCACCCACGCCCATGTGCAGCTCGAGGCCGAACTAGCCGACCTGCACGGCAAGGACAGTGCGCTGCTCTTCACCTCCGGCTACGTGTCGAACTGGGCCGCGCTGGGCACACTGGCGTCGCGCATTCCGGGGCTGGTGGTGCTGTCCGATGCGCTCAACCATGCCTCGATGATCGAAGGCATCCGCCATTCCCGTGCGCAAAAGGTGATCTGGAAACACAACGACCTCGCCGATCTCGAGGCCAAGCTGGCGGCCCTGCCCGCCAACGCCCCCAAGATGATTGCGTTCGAGAGCGTCTATTCGATGGACGGCGACATCGCCCCCATCAAGGAGATCTGCGATCTGGCCGACAAGTACGGCGCCATGACCTATCTCGACGAAGTGCACGCCGTGGGCCTCTACGGTCCGCGCGGCGGCGGCATTGCCGAGCGTGAGGGGCTGATGCACCGCCTGACCGTGATCGAGGGTACGCTGGGCAAGGCGTTCGGCGTGATGGGCGGCTATATCGCCGCCTCGACAGAGCTTTGCGATTTCGTCCGCTCCTTCGCCTCGGGCTTCATCTTCACCACGGCCCTGCCGCCCTGTGTCGCCGCCGGTGCCGCCGCCGCCGTGCGCCACCTCAAGCACAGCAGCGAGGAACGCAACCAGCAACAGGCCCGCGTCGCCGAGGTGCGCGCCCGGCTTGACGCCATCGGCCTGCCGCATATCGAGAACCCCAGCCACATCATCCCGGTGATGGTCGGCGACCCGGTAAAGTGCAAATACATCTCGGACGTGCTGATGCGCGACCACGGCATCTACATCCAGCCGATCAACTATCCGACCGTGCCCAAGGGCACCGAACGGCTGCGCATCACGCCGTCGCCAGTGCACTCCGCCGAGGATGTCGACCGGCTGATCTCCGCCCTTGAAGAGCTTTGGGCGCAGTGCCAGCTTGCCCGGCTGCCCATCGCGGCGCAGTAA
- a CDS encoding ATP-binding protein, with the protein MSHSFTSDSQDPVREAEEFLYILTHDLKAFARAMRTIPDWIGEDLAAQRIVLSTDAADNLDMLRDYARRLDDTLTALTGLSRVGRLADPPAMHALEGLVTEVCNDLPAHPALSHDIDCGGLSVTGPRNDLKRLFEAVLGNVAVHHDRDFGKLRVTATPWQDRVQVVVTDDGPGIEPALWTAVFKPLATLHPKSETGRSGVGLAIAQKVVRSLHGEIAIIPTEAPRGLSLLFDLPRADGGH; encoded by the coding sequence GTGTCACACTCGTTCACCTCCGACAGTCAGGACCCGGTACGGGAGGCCGAGGAGTTTCTGTACATCCTGACGCACGACCTCAAAGCATTCGCCCGGGCCATGCGCACGATTCCCGACTGGATCGGCGAGGATCTCGCGGCGCAGCGGATTGTATTGTCGACCGACGCCGCGGACAACCTCGACATGTTGCGCGACTACGCGCGTCGGCTGGACGACACGCTGACCGCCCTGACTGGGCTGTCCAGGGTGGGTCGCCTGGCCGATCCGCCCGCAATGCATGCTCTTGAAGGGCTGGTCACCGAAGTGTGCAACGATCTGCCTGCGCACCCTGCGCTAAGCCATGACATTGATTGCGGCGGGCTGAGTGTGACGGGCCCGAGGAACGACCTGAAAAGGCTCTTCGAGGCGGTCCTCGGCAACGTCGCCGTGCATCACGACCGCGACTTCGGGAAGCTGCGGGTCACGGCTACGCCGTGGCAAGACCGTGTTCAGGTGGTCGTGACCGACGATGGTCCCGGGATCGAACCTGCTCTTTGGACCGCTGTCTTCAAGCCCCTCGCCACCCTGCACCCGAAAAGCGAGACGGGCCGTTCCGGCGTCGGTCTCGCCATCGCGCAGAAAGTCGTGCGCAGTCTGCATGGCGAGATCGCGATTATCCCGACAGAGGCGCCCCGCGGCCTGAGCCTACTCTTCGACCTGCCGCGCGCGGATGGCGGTCACTGA
- a CDS encoding response regulator yields MASISPIPEEPMVAQALPATSLHGGRRGDCFDVLILDDDPFDQKRLARTLDATGMPVNSVSAATIGEFGAALDSGSFDVILIDYMLPDSDGLEAQKMVQSHPTNFAAAVVMMSNRMRTDVAIESIKQGSLDCLDKVELNTDKLRELMMASVKVLAETSRHWLGELLAQQRTLIAQDVAKLVRDEMEFGRLIDTIDKRILDMLAARGLTLADRWDAEGVMDPDPPFAFR; encoded by the coding sequence ATGGCGTCTATTTCCCCCATCCCCGAGGAACCGATGGTCGCTCAGGCGCTTCCAGCCACCAGCCTACACGGCGGCCGGCGCGGCGATTGCTTTGACGTGCTTATCCTTGATGACGATCCGTTTGATCAGAAACGACTGGCGCGCACTTTGGACGCCACCGGGATGCCGGTGAATTCAGTCAGTGCCGCGACGATCGGCGAATTCGGCGCAGCCTTGGATTCGGGCAGTTTCGACGTGATCCTGATTGATTACATGCTGCCTGACAGTGACGGACTGGAGGCCCAGAAAATGGTGCAAAGCCATCCGACGAACTTTGCCGCCGCAGTGGTGATGATGTCGAACCGGATGCGCACCGACGTTGCGATCGAATCGATCAAGCAAGGGTCGCTGGATTGCCTGGACAAGGTCGAGTTGAACACCGACAAGCTGCGCGAACTCATGATGGCGTCGGTCAAGGTTCTGGCGGAAACCTCGCGGCACTGGCTCGGCGAGCTTCTGGCGCAGCAACGAACGCTGATCGCGCAGGATGTTGCCAAGCTGGTGCGTGACGAAATGGAATTCGGACGGTTGATCGACACGATCGACAAGCGCATTCTGGATATGCTGGCCGCCCGCGGGCTGACGCTGGCGGACCGCTGGGATGCCGAAGGTGTCATGGACCCGGACCCGCCCTTCGCATTTCGCTAG
- a CDS encoding ATP-binding protein — translation MLSLLRARWIVITLFLLAVVAAAATVWRYGYSQGLTQLSKQGRADLALAADRFTGEMRRFRELAVLMSDHPELANLTGDSPDVPAATQLLQEAVDKSGAAALIFTDAAGAVLAEAGEVALDPSGSSYFTRAMHGALGSFFGRLGPDGRRVYAYAAPSFAADGSIRGSLIAVVDIAEIEWGWIGGQPVVFFTDQNRRVFLSNRAEILGWRIRPDGAGLAPPEDDATAGETRRLAPDIWTLDHGEYLPKRALHLASPKPVIGMTGHALMNVAPVSRMASLQSAFFAAICLAFGAVLLLLAERRRALAISNAQLEARVADRTAELSHTNAALRREVAERMEAEAALTRAQEDLVQAGKLGALGQMSAGISHELNQPLMAIQQFADNGASFLDAGKTPAARHNLSRISDLAARAARIIRNLRAFARNEAEPAGKVDLVGVIDSAVELTEQRLAREGVALEWQRPEFPVYVLAGEVRLGQVFVNLINNAIDAMSGQPGKRIELTLVAGNRPTVTVRDTGPGISDPAKIFEPFYTTKEVGGEDGLGLGLSISYGLVESFGGRISGSNASDGGAIFRVELDPWQDEAAA, via the coding sequence ATGTTGTCGCTCCTTCGCGCCCGGTGGATTGTCATTACCCTCTTCCTGCTCGCCGTTGTCGCGGCGGCGGCGACAGTCTGGCGCTACGGCTACAGCCAAGGTCTGACGCAGCTGTCCAAGCAGGGGCGCGCCGACCTCGCGCTCGCGGCCGATCGCTTTACCGGCGAAATGCGCCGTTTCCGGGAACTGGCGGTTCTCATGTCGGATCATCCCGAACTGGCAAACCTGACAGGGGACTCTCCCGACGTTCCAGCGGCCACGCAACTGCTTCAGGAAGCCGTCGACAAAAGCGGTGCCGCTGCGCTGATCTTCACCGATGCCGCCGGCGCGGTGCTGGCCGAGGCCGGCGAGGTTGCGCTCGACCCATCCGGCAGCAGCTATTTCACCCGTGCCATGCATGGGGCGCTGGGGTCGTTCTTCGGCAGGCTCGGACCCGACGGACGACGCGTCTACGCCTATGCCGCGCCTTCCTTCGCGGCGGACGGTTCGATTCGTGGCAGCCTTATTGCCGTGGTCGACATCGCTGAAATCGAGTGGGGCTGGATCGGCGGTCAGCCGGTGGTCTTTTTTACCGACCAGAATCGTCGGGTCTTTCTCTCCAATCGTGCAGAGATCCTTGGCTGGCGCATTCGGCCCGACGGGGCCGGGCTTGCCCCGCCCGAAGACGACGCAACGGCTGGCGAAACGAGGCGCCTGGCCCCGGATATCTGGACGCTGGATCACGGCGAATACCTGCCGAAGCGCGCTTTACACCTTGCCAGCCCCAAGCCCGTGATCGGAATGACCGGACACGCGCTGATGAATGTCGCGCCGGTGTCCCGCATGGCAAGCCTGCAATCGGCGTTCTTCGCGGCGATCTGTCTTGCCTTCGGAGCGGTGCTCCTGCTTCTGGCCGAACGCCGCCGCGCGCTCGCCATTTCCAATGCCCAACTGGAGGCGCGCGTGGCGGACCGCACGGCGGAACTATCCCACACCAACGCTGCCCTGCGCCGTGAAGTGGCCGAGCGGATGGAGGCCGAGGCCGCGTTGACCCGCGCCCAGGAGGACCTGGTGCAGGCCGGCAAGCTGGGTGCGCTGGGGCAGATGTCCGCGGGCATCAGCCACGAACTCAACCAGCCTTTGATGGCGATTCAGCAATTTGCTGACAATGGAGCCTCGTTCCTCGACGCCGGCAAGACACCCGCCGCTCGGCACAACCTCAGCCGTATTTCCGACCTTGCGGCACGTGCGGCACGCATTATCCGAAATCTGCGCGCATTTGCCCGCAACGAGGCCGAGCCTGCCGGCAAGGTCGACCTTGTGGGCGTCATCGACAGCGCGGTCGAACTGACCGAACAGCGCCTTGCCCGCGAAGGCGTTGCGCTTGAATGGCAGCGCCCCGAATTCCCGGTCTATGTGCTTGCGGGCGAAGTGCGGCTGGGCCAGGTGTTCGTGAACCTGATCAACAACGCGATTGACGCCATGAGCGGACAGCCCGGGAAACGCATCGAACTGACACTTGTTGCCGGTAACCGCCCGACCGTAACGGTGCGGGACACCGGGCCCGGTATTTCTGATCCGGCCAAGATTTTCGAGCCGTTCTACACCACCAAGGAAGTCGGTGGCGAGGACGGGCTCGGTCTTGGTCTTTCCATATCCTACGGCCTGGTCGAAAGCTTCGGTGGCCGTATCAGCGGCAGCAACGCCTCGGACGGCGGTGCGATCTTCCGTGTCGAACTGGATCCCTGGCAGGACGAGGCCGCAGCATGA
- a CDS encoding thioredoxin family protein → MAANEPPVCDFNCPAPDFRLPATDGRIYTWDDIAGPRGTLIMFICNHCPYVLAVLDRIVRDAKDLQGIGIGVAAICSNDADAYPDDSFENMIKLVEKAGLPFPYMHDEDQSVARAYHAACTPDFFGFDARGGLQYRGRLDASRMKPAPEDAPRELYDAMKQVAETGEGPRDQVASVGCSIKWKPAA, encoded by the coding sequence ATGGCTGCAAACGAACCGCCCGTGTGTGATTTCAATTGTCCCGCCCCTGATTTCCGGCTGCCGGCCACGGATGGGCGTATCTATACTTGGGACGATATCGCGGGCCCACGGGGCACGCTGATCATGTTCATCTGCAACCATTGCCCCTACGTTCTGGCCGTGCTGGACAGGATCGTGCGCGATGCAAAGGACTTGCAGGGGATTGGTATTGGGGTCGCCGCAATCTGTTCCAATGACGCCGACGCCTATCCGGACGACAGTTTCGAGAACATGATCAAGCTTGTCGAGAAGGCGGGCTTGCCGTTTCCCTATATGCATGACGAGGATCAGTCGGTGGCACGGGCCTATCACGCGGCCTGCACGCCGGATTTCTTCGGATTCGACGCGCGCGGCGGGCTGCAATACCGCGGTCGGCTGGACGCATCGCGAATGAAACCGGCGCCGGAGGACGCGCCGCGCGAGCTCTATGACGCGATGAAGCAGGTGGCGGAAACCGGCGAAGGCCCGCGCGACCAGGTCGCGTCGGTCGGGTGCTCGATCAAGTGGAAACCGGCAGCGTAA